Proteins from a genomic interval of Quercus lobata isolate SW786 chromosome 11, ValleyOak3.0 Primary Assembly, whole genome shotgun sequence:
- the LOC115966591 gene encoding zinc finger BED domain-containing protein RICESLEEPER 1-like, producing MASRVTPHAEEEEAEVDGAEEAGGVAVSVMDSSISTQADGAAATQADGAAATQADGATATATQEAAAATHAEATDGELPLVPPSVVSKTGTGSGRKKSLAWNHFEKVKVDDGVTMAVCNYCKKSYLADSKSCGTSNLLAHVTICPKNPNREDKGHKTLAFEPKNDGDEGFKLVSTTFSVEASRKALAEMIIIDELPFRCVEGYGFKKYVTTLQPKLRVKDIPSRQTVARDVIGIYNSEREKLRKSLKGCRVCLTTDTWTSLQNLNYMCLTCHFIDDTWKLHKRILNFCQVEDHKGETIGRKIEMSLREWGIDGIFTLTVDNASSNLTTVKFLQRVTKDWNGTVLGNELMHMRCCAHILNLIVGEGLKEIDASVGRVREAVRYVKSSPNRNQIFRNFMERLGMESKSLLCLDVPTRWNSTYLMLETAEKFEKVFLRMDFEDDGYSSYFRSKEDSGGLGSPCMSDFQNCRAFVTFLRLFYNATKKFSGSLYVTSNAFFDEIFVIQESISQLVKSQNTLLKNTATNMQTKFEKYWGEGDKINPLLYVAVVLDPRKKLRFLKFSFSEIYGNEVGSVMVDKVKALLLKLYNFFCSVNCPNVEEPSGGERTPMVVDDASDPYVMVHSRYELFLEAEQSIGCSNEVDKYLAENCDGRRDGNFEVLGCFDCCI from the exons atggcctcgaGAGTCACTCCACacgcagaagaagaagaagctgaggTGGATGGAGCGGAAGAAGCCGGAGGAGTCGCCGTCTCG gtCATGGATTCCTCCATTTCTACACAAGCGGATGGTGCTGCTGCCACCCAAGCGGATGGTGCTGCTGCCACCCAAGCAGATGGTGCCACTGCCACTGCCACCCAAGAGGCTGCTGCTGCAACCCACGCTGAAGCTACTGATGGTGAGTTGCCCCTAGTTCCACCTAGTGTAGTGAGTAAGACTGGTACTGGTAGTGGTAGGAAAAAGTCTTTAGCTTGGaatcattttgaaaaagtaaaggTAGATGATGGTGTCACTATGGCTGTAtgtaattattgtaaaaaatcaTATCTGGCTGATAGTAAGAGTTGTGGTACTAGTAATTTATTAGCTCATGTGACAATCTGTCCTAAGAACCCTAATAGAGAAGATAAAGGGCATAAAACCTTGgcttttgaacccaaaaatgatGGAGATGAAGGGTTCAAACTTGTGTCAACAACTTTTTCTGTTGAGGCTTCTAGAAAGGCACTAGCTGAAATGATAATAATTGATGAGTTGCCTTTTAGGTGTGTTGAGGGTTATGGGTTTAAGAAATATGTAACTACGTTACAACCTAAACTTCGTGTAAAAGATATTCCATCTCGACAAACTGTGGCTAGAGATGTAATTGGAATTTataatagtgagagagagaagctgAGGAAATCCTTGAAGGGTTGTAGGGTCTGTCTTACTACGGACACATGGACTTCTctacaaaatttgaattatatgtGTCTCACATGTCACTTTATTGATGATACTTGGAAGTTgcataaaagaattttaaatttttgtcaagttgaaGATCATAAGGGGGAGACTATAGGTAGGAAGATTGAGATGTCTTTGCGTGAGTGGGGTATTGATGGCATATTCACTTTGACAGTGGATAATGCTAGTTCCAATTTAACCACAGTTAAATTTTTACAAAGGGTAACAAAAGATTGGAATGGGACAGTTTTAGGAAATGAGTTAATGCACATGAGGTGTTGTGCCCATATCCTAAATCTAATTGTTGGGGAGGGTTTGAAAGAAATTGATGCATCTGTTGGTAGGGTGCGTGAAGCTGTGAGGTATGTGAAGTCCTCGCCTAATAGAAATCAAATCTTTAGGAATTTTATGGAGAGGTTAGGTATGGAGTCCAAGAGTCTTCTTTGTTTAGATGTACCTACTAGGTGGAACTCAACTTACCTTATGTTAGAAACAGCTGAAAAATTCGAGAAAGTATTCCTTAGGATGGACTTTGAAGATGATGGTTATTCATCATATTTTAGGAGCAAGGAAGATAGTGGTGGTTTGGGATCTCCTTGTATGAGTGATTTCCAAAATTGTAGGGCATTTGTGACTTTTTTGAGGCTTTTTTACAATGCAACAAAGAAATTTTCTGGCTCTTTGTATGTGACCTCAAATGCCTTTTTTGATGAAATCTTTGTTATTCAGGAGAGTATTTCTCAGTTAGTTAAATCCCAAAACACCCTCTTGAAAAACACAGCCACAAACATGCAAACTAAATTTGAGAAGTACTGGGGGGAAGGTGATAAGATTAATCCTCTTTTGTATGTGGCTGTTGTTCTTGATCCACgaaaaaaattgaggtttttgaagttctctttttctgaaatttatgGGAATGAAGTGGGGAGTGTGATGGTTGATAAGGTGAAAGCTCTTTTGTTgaagttgtataattttttctgTTCTGTTAATTGTCCAAATGTGGAAGAACCAAGTGGGGGTGAGAGGACACCAATGGTGGTAGATGATGCAAGTGATCCATATGTGATGGTTCACTCTCGGTATGAGCTTTTCTTAGAAGCTGAGCAATCTATAGGTTGTAGTAATGAGGTTGACAAGTATTTAGCTGAAAATTGTGATGGTAGAAGGGATGGGAATTTTGAGGTGTTGGGATG TTTCGACTGTTGCATCTGA